The proteins below are encoded in one region of Lactuca sativa cultivar Salinas chromosome 3, Lsat_Salinas_v11, whole genome shotgun sequence:
- the LOC128132996 gene encoding uncharacterized protein LOC128132996, with protein sequence MIPTVRACGFASRKNKDLPQMKRWSGTKKLKWVDVNKIWSKMQEGQPPRQNMLPGDGEMTSCYYMSFQEYVYGEGKAVPSPVRDHFRRQDESSSSMSSSGRSHGRGRGSGKHNLDKVYVSHNYMLD encoded by the exons atgattccgactgttcgtgcatgtggatttgcatcgagaaaaaataaagacttgcctcagatgaaacgatggagtggaacaaaaaaattgaaatgggttgacgtgaacaagatttggtcaaagatgcag gaggggcaaccaccaagacaaaacatgttaccgggtgatggtgagatgacatcttgttattatatgtcatttcaagagtatgtatatggtgaagggaaagcagttccatccccagtacgggaccattttaggagacaagacgaatcttcgtctagtatgtcgtccAGTGGTCGCTCTCATGGTAGAGGTCGGGGCAGTGGGAAACACAACCTAGACAAGGTGTACGTTTCGCATAATTAcatgctcgattga
- the LOC111898502 gene encoding pentatricopeptide repeat-containing protein At4g21300: protein MYQKNLFSFHRRFSQIASSINTNTSIEFFPNTKEDLISKLASVLQSCSTPNPGPQVVQQGQQLHAQIIVNGINHVGLLGSRLLGMYILCGKYNDAKTIFHQLDLFYASPWNWMIRGFTMMGCFDYAILVYFKMLGHETCPDKYTFPYVIKACGRLGAIRLAKSIHKTIQMMGFETDVYVGSSLIKLYAENGCINDAQDLFDKLPQRDDVLWNVILNGYLKHGDPKHVLLLFNQMRSSNVRPGSVTYACVLSACASDANIKLGTQLHGLLTKCGFVLDPQVLNTLIGVYTKCQRLFDARELFDSIQEAGSVTWNVIIGGYVQNGLMNEAFSLFCEMISIGMKPDTVTLASFLPCITESTAIDHGKEIHCYIFRHNVHLDVFLKNTLIDMYFKCRKVEMAKNVFTYTPGIDIVICTAMISGYVLNGMNFDALEMFRWLINHKMKPNPVTLSSTLPACAGLAALKSGKELHGQIVKNGVERCHVGTAVIDMYAKCGRIDLAHEVFVRMSEKDPVCWNSMITSFCQNGEPEKAIDLFREMGSKYDSVTISAVLSACANIPLLSYGKAVHGFMTRGVLKTDLYAESALIDMYAKCGNLETARTVFDIMEKKSEVSWNSIISAYGNHGRLQECVSLFRQMEESGFLPDHVTFLAVISACDHSGLVDDGFRYFKSMTEDYGITPGKEHYACIIDMYGRAGRLSEAFEAIKGMPFDPDAGVWGSLLGACRVHGDVELAEMASRHLFEMDPGNSGYYVLLANVQADAGKWEGVNKTRSMMKDRGVEKVPGYSWIEVNNETFVFGAADKGNTRSDEIYMLLKNFLLVIKDEGHVTTLQKHHNMIEFY, encoded by the coding sequence ATGTACCAAAAGAACCTCTTCTCATTCCACAGGAGATTTTCCCAAATAgcatcatcaataaacacaaataCATCTATTGAGTTTTTCCCGAATACGAAGGAAGATTTAATATCCAAACTCGCATCAGTCTTGCAATCTTGTTCAACCCCTAATCCTGGTCCTCAAGTCGTTCAACAAGGCCAACAACTTCATGCCCAGATAATCGTCAACGGAATCAACCATGTGGGTCTTCTGGGTTCAAGATTACTTGGGATGTATATACTTTGTGGGAAATACAATGATGCTAAGACAATTTTTCATCAACTTGATCTCTTCTACGCATCGCCATGGAATTGGATGATTAGAGGGTTCACCATGATGGGGTGTTTCGACTATGCAATCTTAGTTTATTTCAAGATGTTAGGACACGAAACTTGTCCAGATAAGTATACTTTTCCATACGTGATAAAGGCATGTGGTCGTTTGGGAGCAATCCGTTTGGCTAAATCCATTCATAAGACGATtcaaatgatgggttttgagacgGATGTTTACGTAGGTAGTTCCTTAATCAAACTCTATGCGGAAAACGGCTGCATTAATGACGCACAAGACCTGTTCGATAAATTGCCTCAGAGAGATGATGTATTATGGAACGTTATTCTTAATGGTTACTTGAAACACGGGGATCCCAAACATGTTCTCTTACTCTTTAACCAAATGAGGAGTTCCAATGTTCGACCAGGCTCAGTGACCTATGCGTGTGTCCTCTCTGCATGTGCCTCTGATGCAAATATTAAACTTGGCACTCAACTTCACGGGCTTCTTACTAAGTGTGGATTTGTTTTGGATCCTCAAGTGCTCAACACATTAATTGGCGTATACACAAAGTGCCAAAGACTGTTTGATGCCCGAGAGTTATTCGATAGCATACAAGAAGCTGGATCGGTTACATGGAATGTGATAATCGGTGGGTATGTACAAAATGGACTTATGAATGAAGCTTTTAGTttgttttgtgaaatgatatcTATAGGCATGAAACCAGATACTGTAACTTTGGCTAGCTTCCTTCCATGTATAACCGAGTCAACTGCTATAGACCATGGTAAAGAGATCCATTGTTATATTTTCAGACATAATGTACATTTGGATGTTTTCTTGAAGAATACACTTATTGATATGTACTTCAAATGTAGGAAAGTCGAAATGGCAAAAAATGTTTTCACTTATACTCCCGGTATAGATATTGTGATATGCACAGCCATGATATCTGGTTATGTGCTTAATGGGATGAATTTTGATGCATTGGAGATGTTTAGATGGCTGATTAACCACAAAATGAAACCGAATCCTGTCACACTCTCGAGCACCTTACCAGCTTGTGCTGGTTTAGCCGCTTTAAAATCGGGCAAGGAGTTACATGGTCAAATTGTAAAAAACGGGGTCGAAAGGTGTCATGTGGGAACAGCAGTTATAGATATGTATGCGAAATGTGGAAGGATTGATTTAGCACATGAAGTTTTTGTAAGAATGTCTGAGAAAGATCCTGTTTGTTGGAACTCTATGATTACTAGTTTCTGCCAGAATGGAGAACCAGAAAAAGCTATTGATCTTTTCCGTGAAATGGGTTCCAAATATGATTCGGTGACCATATCGGCTGTTCTTTCCGCTTGTGCAAACATACCGTTGCTTAGTTATGGGAAAGCAGTCCATGGGTTCATGACAAGAGGTGTGTTGAAAACCGATCTTTACGCGGAGAGTGCGCTAATCGATATGTATGCTAAATGTGGAAACTTGGAAACAGCAAGGACTGTTTTCGACATAATGGAAAAGAAGAGCGAAGTGTCGTGGAATAGTATTATTTCTGCTTATGGAAACCACGGTCGTCTTCAAGAATGTGTTTCTCTTTTCCGCCAGATGGAAGAATCCGGATTCCTTCCGGACCATGTCACGTTTCTTGCGGTAATTTCCGCATGTGATCATTCCGGTTTGGTTGATGATGGTTTCCGTTACTTTAAGTCCATGACGGAAGATTACGGAATTACCCCTGGGAAGGAGCATTACGCGTGTATTATCGATATGTATGGGCGGGCGGGTCGATTGAGTGAAGCTTTTGAGGCGATAAAGGGGATGCCTTTTGATCCGGATGCGGGTGTTTGGGGGAGTTTGCTTGGTGCTTGTCGTGTCCATGGGGATGTTGAGTTGGCGGAAATGGCTTCAAGACATCTTTTTGAGATGGATCCTGGGAATTCGGGGTATTATGTGTTGTTGGCGAATGTGCAAGCGGATGCTGGGAAATGGGAAGGTGTTAATAAGACGCGAAGTATGATGAAAGATAGAGGAGTTGAGAAAGTGCCTGGTTATAGTTGGATCGAGGTGAATAATGAGACCTTTGTTTTTGGGGCTGCGGACAAAGGTAATACTCGGTCTGATGAGATTTATATGTTGTTAAAGAATTTCCTTTTGGTGATTAAGGATGAAGGGCATGTGACAACTCTTCAGAAACACCATAACATGATAGAGTTTTATTAA
- the LOC111898503 gene encoding secretory carrier-associated membrane protein 4 — translation MNRREDTNPFDEEVNPFSKGGGAGAPASKSRIPQMVASSLGFGQKHDATVDIPLDSVNDPKKKENELSNWEADLKRRERDIKRREEAVAGAGIPTADDRNWPPFFPIIHHDISNEIPVHAQKLQYLAFASWLGIVLCLTFNVVAVTVCWIKGGGVKIFFLATIYALLGVPLSYVLWYRPLYRAMRTDSALKFSWFFLFYLLHLGFCIFAAIAPPIVFHGKSLTGILAAVDVFSDHALVGIFYLVGFGLFCLESLLSFWVLQKVYMFFRGNK, via the exons AAAGGTGGTGGTGCAGGTGCTCCAGCATCAAAATCCCGTATCCCTCAAATGGTTGCTAGTAGCCTTGGTTTTGGTCAAAAACATGACGCAACTGTGGACATACCATTGGATTCAGTGAAT GATCCAAAGAAAAAAGAGAATGAACTTTCTAATTGGGAAGCAGACTTGAAAAGAAGGGAAAGG GACATCAAGCGAAGAGAAGAAGCTGTTGCTGGTG CTGGCATCCCGACAGCTGATGATAGAAACTGGCCTCCATTTTTTCCAATAATTCATCATGATATAAGCAATGAGATACCAGTTCATGCTCAAAAGTTGCAGTATTTGGCTTTTGCAAGTTGGTTAGGGATAGTTCTGTGCCTTACATTTAATGTTGTAGCCGTGACTGTCTGTTGGATCAAAGGCGGTG GTGTGAAGATATTTTTCCTTGCAACAATTTATGCTCTTCTTGGAGTACCTCTTTCCTATGTTCTATGGTACAGGCCACTCTATCGTGCAATGAG GACTGACAGTGCTTTGAAATTTAGTTGGTTTTTCTTGTTCTACCTG CTTCACCTTGGGTTTTGTATATTTGCTGCTATTGCTCCTCCAATCGTCTTTCATGGGAAGTCATTAAC GGGCATTCTTGCTGCTGTTGACGTTTTCTCTGACCATGCATTAGTGGGG ATTTTCTATTTAGTAGGATTTGGGTTATTTTGCTTGGAATCACTTCTAAGTTTCTGGGTGCTTCAG AAAGTTTACATGTTTTTCCGTGGGAACAAGTGA